The following proteins are co-located in the Diaphorobacter sp. HDW4B genome:
- a CDS encoding ABC transporter permease, whose product MLVQLISRDIAGRYRGSLFGSVWAFFNPLLMLLLYTMVFGVFLQAKWGGATDTAQFSLVLFAGLLVFNFFSECLNRSPSLINNNVNLVKKVAFPLEILPWMTIGTALFHTAISLLVWVLFAAVVHHQIQWTLVFLPLVMLPLVFITLGVCWIISSLGVYVRDIGQLIGVFTSFIMFMSPIFYPVDSLPKAFQAVLNINPLTFVIQQARSVMIDGRLPDFAMIGLFTLASMVFAWLALVWFQRAREGFADVL is encoded by the coding sequence TTGCTGGTTCAACTGATTTCCAGAGACATCGCCGGCCGGTATCGCGGCTCGCTGTTCGGCTCCGTCTGGGCGTTTTTCAACCCGCTGTTGATGCTGCTGCTCTACACCATGGTGTTTGGCGTCTTTCTCCAGGCCAAGTGGGGAGGCGCCACCGACACCGCACAGTTTTCGCTGGTGCTGTTTGCGGGTCTGCTGGTGTTCAACTTCTTCTCGGAATGCCTGAACCGCTCGCCAAGCCTCATCAACAACAACGTCAATCTCGTCAAAAAAGTCGCGTTTCCGCTGGAAATCCTGCCGTGGATGACGATTGGCACGGCGCTGTTCCATACCGCCATCAGCCTGCTGGTCTGGGTGCTGTTCGCCGCCGTCGTCCATCACCAGATCCAATGGACCTTGGTGTTTCTGCCGCTGGTGATGCTGCCTCTCGTTTTCATCACACTGGGCGTCTGCTGGATCATCAGCTCGCTCGGCGTCTATGTCCGCGACATCGGACAGCTGATCGGGGTGTTCACCTCGTTCATCATGTTCATGAGCCCGATCTTCTATCCCGTGGACTCCCTGCCCAAGGCATTCCAGGCCGTACTGAACATCAACCCGCTCACCTTCGTCATTCAACAGGCACGCAGCGTGATGATCGACGGACGCTTGCCCGACTTCGCCATGATCGGCCTCTTCACCTTGGCCAGCATGGTGTTCGCTTGGCTGGCGCTGGTCTGGTTCCAGCGCGCTCGCGAGGGGTTTGCCGATGTCCTCTGA
- a CDS encoding glycosyltransferase family 1 protein gives MSALHTRSDGKASPKHRRSLIYFSSVPYDSYAQRPHFMAEAFSKNGFDAILWVDPYPTRFPVISDFRRLVQRKKPPIKRPFAGVDVLQPTAFPIEPLPMSAAINHALAWRPVRDRLLAFARNSAHCVIGVGRPSKLAEWAIDKVPHARSFIDVLDNFPAFYSGISRVSMRQRLQALCVKVDDVYCSSSALSADLKSLRGDAITVLNGYFSTDLPHTSHGTPTRCIGYVGSIAKWFDWPLVVSIAKALPQTTVRLIGPEFIPRPTNLPPNIEMIGEIHHSEVMQYIHDFSVGLIPFRIDDLTAAVDPIKYYEYRCFGIPVWSTDFGEMQYRSEKDGVIHIDAKSDWKKLWNENTQGQFSDEELQAFRKEISWTRRFEPIIARSLLAVEQPVSMPPQNRALPSEQ, from the coding sequence ATGAGCGCTTTGCATACAAGGTCCGATGGAAAGGCCTCGCCCAAACACCGGCGAAGCCTGATCTATTTTTCGTCCGTTCCTTACGACAGCTACGCGCAGCGCCCTCATTTCATGGCCGAAGCCTTTTCGAAGAACGGCTTCGATGCCATCCTGTGGGTGGACCCCTACCCCACGCGTTTTCCGGTGATCTCGGATTTCAGACGCCTGGTGCAACGCAAGAAGCCCCCCATTAAACGACCGTTCGCTGGCGTGGACGTGCTGCAGCCAACGGCCTTTCCCATCGAGCCCCTGCCCATGAGTGCCGCCATCAACCACGCACTGGCATGGCGACCTGTGCGTGATCGACTGCTCGCATTTGCAAGAAACTCGGCGCATTGCGTCATCGGCGTGGGCCGTCCCAGCAAGCTCGCCGAATGGGCCATCGACAAGGTGCCGCATGCGCGCTCGTTCATCGATGTGCTCGACAACTTCCCTGCGTTCTACAGCGGAATCTCCAGAGTCTCGATGCGTCAGCGTCTGCAGGCTTTGTGCGTCAAAGTAGATGATGTCTACTGCTCGTCCTCCGCACTCAGCGCTGATTTGAAGTCCCTGCGCGGCGATGCGATCACCGTGCTCAACGGCTATTTCTCGACCGACCTGCCGCACACAAGCCACGGCACGCCCACTCGCTGCATCGGATATGTTGGCAGCATCGCCAAATGGTTCGACTGGCCACTGGTCGTGTCGATTGCCAAGGCCTTGCCGCAAACCACCGTACGTTTGATTGGCCCGGAGTTCATTCCACGCCCCACCAATCTGCCGCCGAATATCGAAATGATCGGCGAAATCCACCACAGCGAAGTCATGCAATACATCCATGATTTTTCTGTCGGCCTGATTCCGTTTCGCATCGATGATTTGACCGCAGCAGTCGACCCGATCAAATACTACGAATACCGCTGCTTCGGCATTCCCGTATGGTCCACCGATTTCGGCGAGATGCAATATCGCAGCGAAAAGGATGGCGTCATTCACATAGACGCAAAATCGGACTGGAAGAAACTCTGGAATGAAAATACCCAGGGCCAGTTTTCCGACGAAGAACTGCAAGCCTTCCGCAAGGAAATCTCCTGGACGCGGCGATTCGAACCCATCATCGCGCGCTCCTTGCTGGCTGTGGAGCAGCCCGTTTCCATGCCGCCGCAAAATCGCGCCCTCCCCTCAGAACAATGA
- the wecB gene encoding non-hydrolyzing UDP-N-acetylglucosamine 2-epimerase, which yields MRKIAVVLGTRPEAIKMAPLVKALRNSKHLTPVVIATAQHREMLDQVLDIFDIQPDYDLDLMRPNQTLPELTARLITALDECLKEIQPSAVLVQGDTTTVMAASLVSFYHHIPVGHVEAGLRTHDMQNPFPEEMNRVLTGRLARWHFAPTQSSADNLLKEGLAADSVFLTGNTVIDALFDARKHPSKVARPIEPGRKMMLVTTHRRENFGEPLQHICNAVLELLEKNPELEVLFPVHPNPNVSSVVRAQFEKHPRVELCAPLDYLSFIAAMEAATIILSDSGGVQEEAPALGKPVLVMREETERPEAVTFGVAELVGTNTQHIVERVQRLLSDPAAYADMARGASPYGDGTAAARIVGILESSFAASDKTA from the coding sequence ATGAGAAAAATCGCAGTCGTTCTGGGAACCCGGCCCGAAGCCATCAAGATGGCGCCACTCGTCAAGGCCCTGCGCAATTCCAAGCATTTGACTCCGGTGGTGATTGCCACCGCACAGCATCGTGAAATGCTCGATCAGGTTCTGGATATTTTCGATATTCAGCCCGACTACGATCTGGACCTGATGCGCCCCAATCAGACCTTGCCCGAGTTGACCGCACGGCTGATTACCGCACTCGACGAATGCCTCAAGGAAATCCAACCGAGCGCCGTGCTGGTGCAAGGCGACACCACCACGGTGATGGCAGCGTCGCTGGTGTCGTTCTACCATCACATCCCCGTGGGACATGTCGAGGCCGGCTTGCGCACCCATGACATGCAGAACCCGTTCCCTGAAGAAATGAACCGGGTTCTGACGGGCCGACTCGCACGCTGGCACTTCGCCCCCACACAATCCTCCGCCGACAATCTGCTCAAGGAAGGACTTGCAGCCGACAGCGTTTTCCTCACCGGCAACACCGTGATCGACGCGCTGTTCGACGCACGCAAACACCCCTCCAAAGTGGCGCGCCCCATTGAGCCGGGGCGCAAGATGATGCTGGTCACCACACATCGGCGCGAGAATTTTGGAGAACCGCTGCAGCACATCTGCAATGCCGTGCTGGAGTTGCTGGAGAAGAATCCGGAACTGGAAGTGCTGTTCCCCGTGCACCCCAATCCCAATGTGTCCTCCGTAGTGCGCGCCCAATTCGAAAAACACCCGCGTGTGGAACTCTGCGCGCCGCTGGACTACCTGTCGTTCATCGCGGCCATGGAGGCCGCAACCATCATCCTGAGCGACTCGGGCGGCGTCCAGGAAGAAGCGCCAGCGCTGGGCAAACCCGTGCTGGTCATGCGCGAAGAAACCGAGCGCCCGGAAGCCGTGACCTTTGGCGTGGCCGAGCTGGTGGGCACCAACACACAGCACATTGTCGAGCGAGTTCAGCGCCTGCTGAGCGATCCAGCCGCCTATGCAGACATGGCGCGCGGCGCGTCTCCTTATGGCGATGGCACGGCAGCGGCTCGCATTGTCGGCATTCTCGAATCTTCTTTTGCAGCGTCCGACAAGACGGCGTGA
- a CDS encoding DNA/RNA non-specific endonuclease, with the protein MTVKNKKKKPTKRKAAGSSISSLVSSTRRLCLWLIGSSAIATQISSCGLMPWVLEELRHSSLNPPFRLPPIASTGPSTGHAPPASPVSSSNGQGLSPTRFVSCPEFFAGGIAPRVPSAPKLRELCYHAFAVLHNGSTRTPVFVAERLNRQTVLNAQGEERTDRFFADARLPRSERSELDDYKGSGFARGHMAPAADMPTPEAMAQSFSLANMVPQNSAHNSGPWAKIEKDTRSYALRAKGDVYVITGPVYESPRRQTIGQDRVSVPTQLFKLVYDATTKRAWAHWQQNSAQGQAGRPISYGELEQRLGMELLPGVEIR; encoded by the coding sequence ATGACAGTCAAGAACAAAAAGAAGAAGCCCACCAAGCGCAAAGCGGCGGGCTCATCGATCTCCAGCCTTGTTTCCTCCACTCGTCGCCTCTGCCTCTGGTTGATCGGCTCCAGTGCCATCGCTACCCAGATTTCCAGTTGTGGGTTGATGCCCTGGGTGTTGGAGGAGCTGCGCCACTCATCACTCAACCCTCCGTTCAGGCTGCCGCCGATTGCGTCCACTGGGCCTTCGACGGGCCATGCGCCTCCTGCATCCCCTGTCTCGTCGTCCAACGGGCAGGGCTTGTCGCCGACTCGGTTTGTGAGCTGCCCCGAATTCTTCGCGGGCGGGATTGCTCCGCGCGTGCCGTCGGCACCCAAGTTGCGCGAGCTTTGTTATCACGCGTTTGCGGTGCTGCACAACGGGAGCACGCGCACGCCGGTGTTCGTGGCCGAGCGGCTCAATCGGCAGACAGTGCTGAATGCGCAAGGCGAGGAGCGCACGGATCGTTTCTTTGCCGATGCGCGTCTGCCTCGCAGCGAACGTTCGGAATTGGACGACTACAAAGGCTCGGGCTTTGCGCGCGGGCATATGGCACCGGCTGCCGACATGCCCACGCCCGAGGCGATGGCGCAGAGCTTCAGCCTGGCCAACATGGTGCCGCAGAACTCGGCGCATAACAGCGGGCCGTGGGCCAAGATCGAGAAGGACACGCGCAGCTATGCGCTGCGGGCCAAGGGTGATGTGTATGTGATCACCGGACCGGTGTATGAGTCGCCACGTCGGCAGACCATCGGGCAGGACCGGGTGAGTGTGCCGACGCAGCTTTTCAAGCTGGTCTACGACGCCACCACCAAGCGTGCGTGGGCACATTGGCAGCAGAACTCCGCACAGGGACAGGCCGGGCGGCCCATCAGCTATGGCGAGTTGGAGCAACGCCTTGGCATGGAGCTGCTGCCGGGCGTGGAGATCCGTTAA
- a CDS encoding 2-hydroxyacid dehydrogenase, with protein MTTTQSTTDARIRVLQIGPLPQPSLNVKLAQLYDVTVLSEQPDAARFLAEQGAQFEYLVTSANMGLKADVVNALPHLRMVSSFGVGFDKLDEQSLVARGVRVGYTPGVLDDCVADMAFALLLDTARQLSAADRFVRAVRWSQGERFGVSTKVSGRRLGILGLGRIGTQIAERAQGFRMEVAYHNRRAVAGSPYPYMDSLDQLAQWCDFLVIAAAGGEGTRHLVNAQVLQSLGKNGFVINIARGSVIDEQALLEALTNGTIAGAGLDVFENEPHPLPGLLALDNIVLAPHVASGTHETREAMAQLVLDNLQSGIATGAPLQEVPWSAAAAAKA; from the coding sequence ATGACAACGACGCAATCCACTACCGACGCGCGCATTCGCGTGCTGCAGATCGGCCCGCTGCCCCAGCCTTCGCTCAATGTGAAACTGGCGCAGCTTTATGACGTGACCGTGCTGAGCGAGCAACCGGATGCCGCCAGATTTCTTGCCGAACAGGGCGCGCAGTTCGAATACCTCGTCACCTCCGCCAACATGGGCCTGAAGGCCGATGTGGTGAACGCGTTGCCCCATCTGCGCATGGTGAGCAGCTTTGGCGTGGGCTTCGACAAACTCGACGAGCAAAGCCTTGTCGCGCGCGGCGTTCGCGTAGGCTATACGCCCGGCGTGCTCGACGATTGCGTGGCCGACATGGCGTTTGCGCTGCTGCTCGATACTGCCCGACAACTGAGTGCCGCAGATCGCTTTGTGCGCGCGGTTCGCTGGTCCCAAGGCGAGCGCTTTGGGGTGAGCACCAAGGTGTCGGGCAGGCGATTGGGCATTCTGGGTCTGGGCCGCATCGGCACGCAGATCGCCGAACGCGCGCAGGGCTTTCGCATGGAAGTGGCCTATCACAACCGCCGTGCGGTGGCGGGCTCGCCCTATCCGTATATGGACTCGCTGGACCAGCTCGCGCAATGGTGCGACTTTCTGGTGATCGCCGCAGCAGGCGGCGAAGGGACCAGGCATCTGGTCAACGCGCAGGTGCTGCAATCGCTCGGCAAAAACGGCTTCGTCATCAACATCGCACGCGGCAGCGTGATCGACGAGCAGGCGCTGCTGGAAGCGCTGACCAACGGCACCATCGCAGGCGCGGGCCTCGACGTGTTCGAAAACGAGCCCCATCCCCTGCCCGGCCTGCTCGCGTTGGACAATATCGTGCTGGCCCCGCATGTCGCCAGCGGCACCCACGAAACGCGCGAGGCCATGGCGCAATTGGTGCTGGACAATCTGCAAAGCGGCATCGCCACCGGCGCACCATTGCAGGAAGTGCCTTGGTCCGCCGCCGCAGCCGCCAAGGCCTGA
- a CDS encoding NAD(P)-dependent alcohol dehydrogenase: MKAIQLQSPGGLDHLKLVDLPTPGAPQAGEIQVRVHASSLNYHDLGVVSSPIGKREGMIPMADGAGVVTAVGAGVTEFKAGDAVVSCFFPTWQAGRATIADFATVPGDGIDGFAREVVNAPATSFTLAPKGYTHEEAATLTTAGLTAWRMLVINGSIKAGDTVLVLGTGGVSIFALQMARAMGATVIATTSSTAKEKQLLAMGASHVINYKDNAKWGDEVLKLTGGRGVDIVVEVGGPSTLPQSIRACRVGGHISLVGVLTGFAGDIPTVELMRKQQTLQGLIVGSRQDQQDMIRALDNFDWKPVIDSQYPLEQIAAAFEHQKAGKHFGKVCLSF; this comes from the coding sequence ATGAAAGCCATTCAACTGCAAAGCCCCGGTGGTCTGGACCACCTGAAGCTCGTCGATCTGCCCACACCCGGCGCGCCGCAGGCGGGCGAAATCCAGGTGCGCGTGCATGCCAGCTCGCTCAACTACCATGACCTCGGCGTGGTGAGCAGCCCCATCGGCAAGCGCGAAGGCATGATCCCCATGGCGGACGGCGCAGGCGTGGTGACTGCGGTGGGCGCGGGCGTCACCGAGTTCAAGGCGGGCGACGCGGTCGTCTCGTGCTTCTTCCCGACCTGGCAGGCCGGTCGCGCGACGATTGCCGATTTCGCCACCGTACCGGGCGACGGCATCGACGGCTTTGCGCGCGAAGTGGTGAACGCGCCCGCCACCTCGTTCACGCTCGCCCCCAAGGGTTACACGCATGAAGAAGCGGCCACGCTCACCACAGCGGGTCTCACCGCATGGCGCATGCTGGTGATCAACGGCAGCATCAAGGCGGGCGACACCGTGCTGGTGTTGGGCACGGGCGGCGTGTCGATCTTCGCGCTGCAGATGGCCCGCGCGATGGGCGCGACCGTGATCGCGACGACCTCGTCCACCGCGAAGGAAAAGCAGTTGCTCGCCATGGGCGCGTCCCATGTCATCAACTACAAGGACAATGCCAAGTGGGGCGACGAAGTGCTCAAGCTCACGGGCGGACGCGGCGTGGACATCGTCGTCGAAGTCGGCGGCCCGAGCACCCTGCCCCAATCGATCCGCGCCTGCCGCGTGGGCGGCCATATCTCGCTCGTCGGCGTGCTGACGGGCTTTGCGGGCGACATTCCAACCGTCGAACTGATGCGCAAGCAGCAGACGCTGCAAGGGCTGATCGTCGGCAGCCGTCAGGACCAACAGGACATGATTCGCGCGCTCGACAACTTCGACTGGAAGCCGGTGATCGACAGCCAATATCCGCTGGAACAGATCGCAGCGGCCTTCGAGCACCAGAAGGCTGGCAAGCATTTTGGCAAGGTTTGCCTGAGCTTCTGA
- a CDS encoding helix-turn-helix domain-containing protein, with translation MKRLNSKSGCSVEVTLSVMGGTWKPIILFKLMTQKKLRFMELSREIPNVTQRMLTLQLRELEIDGIVQRTVHAEVPPRVDYELTELGMSLKPVLLAMRTWGMKYAELQEQGEAALAVCD, from the coding sequence ATGAAGCGATTGAACAGCAAAAGCGGTTGCTCCGTGGAAGTCACGCTCTCGGTCATGGGCGGCACATGGAAGCCCATCATCCTCTTCAAGCTGATGACGCAAAAGAAGCTGCGCTTCATGGAACTGAGCCGCGAAATCCCGAACGTCACCCAGCGCATGCTCACTCTGCAATTACGCGAGCTGGAGATCGACGGCATCGTTCAACGCACCGTCCACGCGGAGGTGCCGCCGCGTGTGGATTACGAATTGACGGAGCTGGGCATGTCGCTCAAGCCGGTCCTGCTGGCGATGCGGACCTGGGGGATGAAATACGCGGAATTGCAGGAGCAAGGCGAAGCGGCTCTGGCCGTGTGTGATTGA
- a CDS encoding flavodoxin family protein: MSRKTLLIVYHSMTGGTHQMAEAARDGALQESEIQVRLLHANDAQPDDVLQADGYVFATPENLAAISGQMKDFFDRCYYPVLDRINGRPYLSLICAGSDGSNAARQIARIATGWRLKEVAEPLIICTHAQTPEAIQAEKKISDADLQTCRSLGESLASGLALGVF, encoded by the coding sequence ATGTCCCGCAAAACCCTGCTCATCGTCTACCACTCCATGACCGGCGGCACCCACCAGATGGCCGAGGCCGCGCGCGATGGTGCCTTGCAGGAAAGCGAGATTCAGGTGCGCCTGCTGCATGCGAATGACGCGCAACCAGACGATGTGCTGCAAGCCGATGGCTATGTCTTCGCCACGCCCGAAAACCTCGCGGCCATCAGCGGCCAGATGAAGGATTTTTTCGACCGCTGCTACTACCCTGTGCTCGATCGCATTAATGGGCGACCTTATCTCTCACTGATCTGCGCGGGCAGCGACGGCAGCAACGCCGCACGGCAGATCGCACGTATCGCCACGGGTTGGCGACTCAAGGAAGTGGCCGAGCCGCTGATCATCTGCACGCACGCGCAGACACCAGAAGCCATTCAGGCCGAGAAAAAGATCAGCGATGCCGATCTGCAGACCTGCCGATCGCTGGGCGAATCACTGGCTTCGGGCTTGGCGCTCGGCGTGTTCTGA
- a CDS encoding TIGR01777 family oxidoreductase, translating to MTMTTLVFCVLALQTMMGGFDNLWHHELHARLPQRASARYELRLHSMREAIYGVLYFAFAWIQLQGWWAVLVAALLMIEMVITVADFLEEDKSRKLPPFERALHTVLTVSYGLLIGLLAPMLWAAAQMPTELVFTYHGFWSWFCTLASVGVLTWSARNAIAVWHMGKAVEPEAAHSTPQVIGASTVLVTGGTGFVGSALVRQLQREGRRVIVLSRDPLQARASFGHSVWVTERLNDIPSETRIDAIVHLAGANILGGPWTKSRRQTLLQSRLNITRDLMALIERLERKPEVLIAASAVGYYGTVHGNARIDESAASDPGRFQSDLCAAIEREAQRAEPLGTRVVCVRPGIVLGADGGALPPQAFAARLGLGAIIGSGEQAMPWIHLDDLVGLICHAMSEPVLHGPLNAVAPGIASQAAFARTLASVHRMPVWMKMPAGVLRTLLGEMSELLLDGQNVVPAKAMASGYRFRHSSLRKALEATASAERSEVAPA from the coding sequence ATGACCATGACCACACTCGTCTTCTGCGTGCTCGCCCTGCAAACCATGATGGGCGGCTTCGACAATCTCTGGCACCACGAGCTGCACGCGCGACTGCCGCAGCGCGCATCGGCACGCTACGAGCTGCGCCTGCACTCCATGCGCGAGGCCATCTACGGCGTGCTGTATTTCGCGTTTGCGTGGATTCAACTGCAGGGCTGGTGGGCCGTGCTGGTCGCAGCGCTGCTGATGATCGAGATGGTGATCACCGTCGCCGATTTTCTGGAAGAAGACAAGAGTCGCAAGCTGCCGCCTTTCGAGCGCGCGCTGCACACCGTGCTCACCGTGAGCTACGGTCTGCTGATCGGCCTGCTCGCGCCCATGCTGTGGGCTGCCGCGCAGATGCCGACGGAACTCGTGTTCACCTACCACGGCTTCTGGAGCTGGTTCTGCACGCTCGCATCGGTCGGCGTGCTGACCTGGAGCGCCCGCAACGCCATCGCCGTATGGCACATGGGCAAGGCGGTCGAGCCCGAAGCCGCGCACAGCACACCGCAAGTCATCGGCGCATCGACCGTGCTCGTCACCGGCGGCACCGGCTTTGTGGGATCGGCACTCGTGCGCCAACTGCAGCGCGAAGGTCGCCGCGTCATCGTGCTGAGCCGCGATCCGTTGCAAGCCCGCGCCAGCTTTGGCCACAGCGTCTGGGTGACGGAACGGTTGAACGACATTCCATCGGAAACCCGCATCGACGCCATCGTTCATCTGGCCGGTGCCAACATCCTCGGCGGCCCATGGACCAAGAGTCGCCGCCAGACGCTGCTGCAAAGCCGCCTGAACATCACCCGCGATCTGATGGCGTTGATCGAGCGCCTTGAACGCAAGCCCGAAGTGCTGATCGCCGCATCGGCCGTGGGCTACTACGGCACGGTGCACGGCAACGCGCGCATCGACGAATCCGCCGCAAGCGACCCCGGCCGCTTCCAATCCGACCTGTGCGCCGCCATCGAACGCGAAGCACAACGCGCCGAACCCCTCGGCACCCGCGTGGTCTGCGTGCGCCCCGGCATCGTGCTCGGTGCGGACGGCGGTGCCCTTCCCCCACAGGCGTTTGCTGCACGGCTGGGTCTGGGTGCCATCATCGGATCGGGCGAGCAAGCCATGCCGTGGATTCATCTCGACGACCTCGTTGGCCTGATCTGCCATGCCATGTCCGAGCCCGTGCTGCACGGCCCGCTCAATGCGGTCGCACCCGGCATCGCATCGCAGGCTGCGTTTGCGCGCACCTTGGCGTCGGTCCATCGCATGCCGGTGTGGATGAAGATGCCTGCAGGCGTGCTGCGCACCTTGCTCGGCGAGATGTCGGAACTGCTGCTCGACGGCCAGAACGTCGTGCCCGCCAAGGCCATGGCAAGCGGCTACCGCTTCCGCCATTCGTCGTTGCGCAAGGCGCTTGAAGCGACTGCGTCAGCGGAACGCTCAGAGGTCGCACCGGCCTGA
- a CDS encoding DUF4166 domain-containing protein produces MNTPNHSTTAPEGQTVHAALDISALVAADQWNALSPAIRRRFASGHADVSYVGDMELRTSLIGRVFGMAASLLGSPLAASRKHAVKATVNVRNDGAGGVVWERILGNQSVRSTKRRGPDGGLEECTSGGLSMHLDVLVEDGALVFASRGYFLLIGKLRLSVPAWLTPGTCRVEHRDVAPGQFRFTMDMHHPLWGHTFHQSGVFNDPQI; encoded by the coding sequence ATGAACACGCCAAACCACTCCACCACCGCTCCCGAAGGCCAGACCGTGCATGCCGCTCTGGATATTTCCGCACTGGTGGCTGCGGACCAATGGAATGCGCTGTCGCCCGCGATCCGCCGCCGCTTTGCCAGCGGCCACGCCGATGTGAGCTACGTCGGCGACATGGAGTTGCGCACATCGCTGATCGGCCGCGTCTTCGGCATGGCGGCAAGCCTGCTGGGCAGCCCGCTCGCCGCATCACGCAAGCATGCGGTGAAGGCCACGGTGAACGTGCGCAATGACGGCGCGGGCGGCGTGGTGTGGGAGCGCATTCTGGGCAACCAGAGCGTGCGCTCCACCAAGCGCCGGGGCCCCGATGGCGGGCTGGAGGAATGCACCTCGGGCGGCCTGTCCATGCACCTCGATGTGCTGGTCGAAGACGGCGCGCTGGTGTTCGCCAGCCGTGGCTACTTTCTGCTGATCGGCAAGCTGCGCCTCTCCGTTCCCGCCTGGCTCACGCCCGGCACCTGCCGCGTCGAACACCGCGATGTGGCCCCCGGCCAGTTCCGTTTCACGATGGACATGCACCACCCCCTCTGGGGCCACACCTTCCATCAAAGCGGCGTGTTCAACGACCCACAGATCTGA